CACGGATCTTTCTGGTCGCGGGGATCACCGATATGCGCAAATCGTACGACGGCCTCTCTGCGATCGTGGAGCACGAACTGGCGGCGGATCCGCTTTCGGGACACCTCTTCCTGTTTTGCAACCGCAAGCGCAACCGGATGAAGGTACTTTGTTGGGATCGAACCGGACTGTGGGTATGCGCGAAGAGACTTGAGCAAGGCACGTTCGCCTGGCCGCAGACGGACGCGACGTCGATCGAGATGACGTCCGAGGAATTCGCGCTCCTCGTGGGTGGCATTGACCTCGCGCAGACAAAGCGGCGTCGTTGGTACACACGGCGCACGGGAGACAAGACGAAGCGAAGGACACTCGAAGAAAAACTTCAGCGCTACGCGAAAATCCCTTGATGAAACGCACGTCGGCGATATCTTTCGCATCATGACCGACAAGCTGCTGAACGAGAACACTGAACTGCACGAGATGAACGCCTACCTCCATGCGAGGAACGCACAGCTCGAAGCGGAGAAGCAGCAGCTCGAGGTGGAAAATCGTCGCCTCGCGGGTCGGGTCGACTGGCTTCTTCACAAGCTTTTTGGCCGTTCGTCCGAGCGCTTCGACAATCCGGGTCAAGGCAAGCTCTTCGAAGACGTGGAGCGGCTTTCAGCGGAAGCCAAGGCCGAGATCGAGAAGGAGCTCACCGCCGGCGACAAGGACGCACCGAAGCGGTCGCGACGAAACGGGCGAAAGCGCCTTCCCGAGGACCTGCCGCGCGAGCGGATCAAGCTCGATCTTCCCGAGGACGAGAAGATCTGTGAACACGGTCACTCCTGGGTGACGTTCGGGGAAGACACGACCGAAGAGGTCGACATCATCCCGGCGCAGATCTTCGTGCGGGAGTTTGTTCGACCCAAGTACAAGAACCCGACCTGCTCGGATCCGGAGTGCGGCGGCATCAAGATGGCGTCGCTTCCGGCGCGACCCATCGAGCAAGGGCGCCCGGCGCCCGGGCTCCTGGCGCACATCGCCGTGGCCAAGTACGGCGATCACCTGCCGCTCTACCGACAAGAGCAAATCTTCGAGCGTCACGGCATTGACATCGCCCGCTCGACGATGTGCGGGTGGACGATGGCGACCGGGAGCCTACTCCGGGGCATCTACCTCGAGATGAAGCACTCGCTCGTGAAGCAGCCCTACCTCCAGGCC
This is a stretch of genomic DNA from bacterium. It encodes these proteins:
- the tnpB gene encoding IS66 family insertion sequence element accessory protein TnpB — translated: MRKSYDGLSAIVEHELAADPLSGHLFLFCNRKRNRMKVLCWDRTGLWVCAKRLEQGTFAWPQTDATSIEMTSEEFALLVGGIDLAQTKRRRWYTRRTGDKTKRRTLEEKLQRYAKIP